Proteins co-encoded in one Ralstonia sp. RRA genomic window:
- a CDS encoding amidase, giving the protein MQNVALSSAATHSPTHQEIVQWSAIELSRRIHARDVSCVEVMEAFLAQIDRLNPTVNAVVARVDAAWAIDQARERDVLLSQGLSGGWMHGFPQAPKDLTAVAGMVTTMGSRALARNVPARDSIMAERLRRQGTVFIGKTNTPEFGLGSHTYNQVYGITRNAWNPAHSAGGSSGGTAVAVALQMLPVADGSDMMGSLRNPAAWNNIYGLRPSLGRVPYGPTGDVFFQQLGTEGPMARNPQDLAWLLATQAGYDPRAPLSLQDDPAGFTRPLHRDFRQARIGWLGDFGGYLAVEPEVMAVNERALDTFRNLGCHVEALQPFFPMDALWECWCTLRAMIVTGNLGQLYANPTTRELLKPEAIWEVEQGHRRGVVDINRATTTRANWYQALLAQFAEYDFLVLPSSQTAPFAAEEHWPKTVAGRAMDTYHRWMEVVIGPTLAGVPAASLPSGFTADGLPLGLQVIAPPRSDFALLQLAAAWHEAFAPAHSTSPLLR; this is encoded by the coding sequence ATGCAAAACGTCGCCCTGTCCTCCGCAGCAACACATTCGCCGACGCACCAGGAGATCGTGCAGTGGAGCGCGATCGAGCTGTCTAGGCGCATCCACGCGCGTGACGTTTCCTGCGTGGAAGTCATGGAAGCCTTCCTGGCACAGATCGATCGCCTCAACCCAACGGTCAACGCCGTGGTGGCTCGTGTGGACGCCGCGTGGGCGATCGACCAGGCGCGCGAGCGCGATGTGCTGCTGTCGCAAGGGCTGTCGGGTGGCTGGATGCATGGTTTTCCGCAGGCGCCCAAGGATCTGACGGCTGTCGCCGGCATGGTGACGACGATGGGCAGCCGTGCGCTGGCGCGCAACGTGCCGGCGCGCGACAGCATCATGGCGGAGCGCCTGCGCCGGCAGGGCACGGTGTTCATCGGCAAGACCAATACGCCCGAGTTCGGCCTGGGCTCGCACACCTACAACCAGGTCTATGGCATCACGCGCAACGCGTGGAACCCGGCCCATTCGGCCGGTGGCAGCAGCGGCGGTACGGCAGTCGCGGTGGCGCTGCAGATGCTGCCGGTGGCAGACGGCAGCGACATGATGGGCTCGCTGCGCAATCCCGCCGCGTGGAACAACATCTACGGCCTGCGCCCCAGTCTTGGCCGCGTGCCTTACGGCCCCACCGGCGACGTGTTCTTTCAGCAACTGGGTACCGAAGGCCCGATGGCGCGCAATCCGCAAGACCTTGCCTGGCTGCTTGCCACCCAGGCGGGCTACGACCCGCGTGCACCGCTGTCATTGCAAGACGATCCTGCCGGCTTCACGCGCCCGCTGCATCGCGATTTCCGGCAGGCGCGCATTGGCTGGCTGGGCGACTTTGGCGGCTATCTGGCCGTTGAGCCGGAAGTCATGGCCGTCAACGAGCGGGCGTTGGACACCTTCCGCAACCTGGGCTGCCACGTTGAGGCTCTGCAGCCGTTCTTCCCGATGGATGCGCTGTGGGAATGCTGGTGCACGCTGCGCGCCATGATCGTGACCGGCAACCTTGGCCAGCTGTACGCCAACCCAACCACGCGGGAGTTGCTCAAGCCCGAAGCGATCTGGGAAGTGGAACAAGGCCATCGCCGCGGGGTGGTTGACATCAACCGCGCCACTACCACCCGCGCGAACTGGTATCAGGCGTTGCTGGCACAGTTTGCCGAGTACGACTTCTTGGTCCTGCCGAGCAGCCAGACCGCACCGTTCGCGGCAGAGGAACATTGGCCCAAGACGGTTGCCGGCCGCGCGATGGATACGTATCACCGCTGGATGGAAGTGGTCATCGGCCCGACGCTTGCCGGTGTTCCGGCGGCAAGCTTGCCGTCGGGCTTCACAGCCGATGGTCTTCCGCTGGGTCTGCAGGTGATTGCACCACCGCGCTCAGACTTTGCCTTGCTGCAGCTTGCCGCCGCATGGCACGAGGCATTTGCGCCGGCGCACAGCACATCGCCCTTGCTGCGCTGA
- the phaZ gene encoding polyhydroxyalkanoate depolymerase, with protein MNILAYPAYQAITELMRPWRDAAAIARATIAATPALAESPHGRYIDACCELVQMAGLSHHRPPFGIDTVRSGGEPVAVTEEIICNTPFGALLHFRKAGGPQQPRVLIVAPMSGHFATLLRGTVRTMLADHDVYITDWHNPRDIPLSAGSFGFGDYVGHVIGFLQQLGPDAHLVAICQPTVAALAAVALMAEDGDPAQPASMTLMAGPIDCRVNPTKVNALANSRPIEWFERNLISVVPAGFVGAQRRVYPGFMQLCAFMSMNLDRHAASFSDLHHERAKGDPTKAETIRTFYEEYFATTDLTAEFYLETVSTVFQQYALPLGQLRVGGRRVEPRAIRHTALLTIEGEKDDICAVGQTVAAQDLCSSLRPYMKRHHVQTGVGHYGVFNGRKWETQIYPMVRATIHDHEPRERSAATASQAGGQVVSLRNWIESSKAAAPGQM; from the coding sequence ATGAATATCCTTGCCTATCCCGCCTACCAGGCGATCACGGAGCTGATGCGGCCGTGGCGGGATGCTGCAGCCATTGCGCGGGCAACGATTGCGGCGACCCCCGCGTTGGCCGAGAGCCCACACGGCCGCTACATCGATGCCTGCTGTGAGCTCGTACAGATGGCCGGCCTATCGCACCACCGGCCGCCCTTTGGCATCGACACCGTGCGCTCGGGCGGTGAGCCTGTCGCCGTAACGGAAGAGATCATCTGCAATACCCCCTTTGGTGCGTTGCTTCATTTCCGCAAGGCCGGCGGTCCGCAGCAGCCACGGGTGCTGATCGTCGCGCCGATGTCCGGACACTTCGCCACGCTGCTGCGCGGCACGGTGCGGACCATGCTGGCCGACCACGATGTGTACATCACCGATTGGCACAACCCGCGCGACATTCCGCTGTCCGCCGGCAGTTTTGGTTTTGGCGACTACGTTGGCCACGTTATCGGGTTCCTGCAACAACTCGGGCCCGATGCTCACCTCGTGGCCATCTGCCAACCCACCGTGGCCGCGCTGGCTGCCGTGGCGCTCATGGCTGAAGACGGCGACCCCGCCCAGCCCGCCAGCATGACGCTGATGGCTGGGCCGATCGACTGCCGCGTCAATCCGACCAAGGTCAACGCACTGGCCAACAGCCGGCCGATCGAGTGGTTCGAGCGCAACCTGATCAGCGTGGTGCCAGCAGGCTTTGTGGGTGCGCAGCGGCGTGTGTATCCAGGCTTCATGCAGTTGTGCGCCTTCATGTCGATGAACCTGGATCGGCACGCGGCATCGTTCTCTGACCTGCACCATGAGCGCGCGAAGGGCGACCCAACCAAGGCCGAGACGATCCGCACGTTCTACGAGGAGTACTTCGCCACCACTGACCTGACGGCCGAGTTCTACCTGGAAACCGTGAGCACGGTGTTTCAGCAGTACGCGCTGCCGCTCGGGCAGTTGCGCGTAGGTGGCCGACGGGTCGAGCCGCGCGCCATTCGCCATACCGCCTTGCTGACCATCGAGGGCGAGAAGGACGACATCTGCGCGGTCGGCCAGACGGTGGCCGCGCAGGACTTGTGCAGCAGTCTTAGGCCGTACATGAAGCGGCACCACGTGCAGACCGGCGTGGGGCACTACGGTGTATTCAATGGCCGCAAATGGGAAACGCAGATCTATCCGATGGTGCGCGCCACCATCCATGACCATGAACCGCGTGAGCGCAGCGCAGCCACCGCGTCGCAGGCCGGTGGTCAGGTTGTCAGCCTGCGTAACTGGATCGAATCCTCAAAGGCCGCGGCTCCCGGCCAGATGTAG
- a CDS encoding LysR family transcriptional regulator yields the protein MKLHQLRILLAVAQHGSIHEASRSLHISQPALSKAIAELERELGVTLLSRSVRGVSLTAYGMALVKRASVVEQELRHALEDIESIRGHAEAELNIGFTAVASGGPLPDAMAALRTRFPNVALRGFEQRPQQLLEGLREGRLDLALISSNSGPGTGSFQWEPLFSVSMRLAVRPGHPLRRVRRLRPLLDADWLVLDPLDDPGSPMVSLMRLHRLDIPRRIVQSGSNLLGLQLATKTDLISMWSDFVFSGTGGPLRMVPGSLDVLPMEDELPDFNVYMVYRSADLMTHVCAEFSKEIRHFAQSYRQR from the coding sequence ATGAAGCTGCACCAACTACGCATCCTGCTGGCGGTGGCACAGCACGGCAGCATCCATGAGGCGTCGCGCAGCCTGCATATCTCGCAGCCGGCGCTCTCCAAGGCCATTGCTGAACTGGAACGGGAGTTGGGCGTCACGCTGCTGTCGCGCTCGGTGCGTGGTGTGAGCCTGACGGCGTATGGGATGGCGCTGGTCAAGCGCGCCAGCGTGGTTGAGCAGGAGTTGCGTCACGCGCTGGAAGACATTGAATCCATCCGTGGGCACGCAGAAGCCGAGCTCAATATCGGCTTTACCGCCGTGGCCTCCGGTGGACCGCTACCTGACGCAATGGCAGCGTTGCGCACGCGTTTTCCCAACGTTGCACTGCGCGGCTTCGAGCAACGTCCGCAGCAGCTTTTGGAGGGCTTGCGCGAAGGGCGGCTCGATCTCGCGCTGATCTCCAGCAACAGCGGGCCTGGCACTGGTAGCTTTCAGTGGGAACCGCTGTTCTCTGTATCGATGCGCCTGGCTGTGCGCCCCGGCCATCCCTTGCGACGGGTGCGTCGGCTGCGCCCGTTACTTGATGCAGACTGGCTCGTGCTGGATCCGCTGGATGACCCCGGCAGCCCGATGGTCAGCCTGATGCGCCTGCACCGGCTCGACATCCCGCGCCGCATCGTGCAGAGCGGATCCAATCTGCTCGGGCTGCAATTGGCCACCAAGACCGATCTCATCAGCATGTGGTCGGACTTTGTCTTCAGCGGCACTGGCGGCCCCTTGCGCATGGTGCCCGGCTCGCTGGACGTGCTGCCGATGGAGGATGAATTGCCCGACTTCAACGTCTACATGGTCTATCGGTCGGCAGACCTGATGACGCATGTCTGTGCGGAGTTCAGCAAGGAGATCCGGCACTTCGCGCAGAGCTACCGCCAACGCTGA
- a CDS encoding M20 aminoacylase family protein, whose protein sequence is MTKAPTLTPFQLLPHLLPPIHIDAETFVNIRRQIHAQPELGFEVGGTSMLVADLLKSWGYEVHTGIGKSGVVGQLKLGNGTRKLGIRADMDALPIIEATGLPYASRNHGKMHACGHDGHTAILLAAAKALADSRNFDGTLNLIFQPDEENLCGARAMIEDGLFERFPCDAVFALHNMPGVAAGSFRVLPGPVSLSSDVADVTIKGVGGHGAMPHRASDPIVASAAIVTALQTVVARNVAPDDTAVVSVGFIRGGMTHNVIPESVTIGVNVRAARPETRAMVEKRIREIVSLTAQAHGVEAQIDYRQLTPPMVNTLAETQLAQQVCTELVGADNVVTQAPKGLNGSEDFAWMLNEVPGCYLILGNGEGEFGGCMVHNPGYDFNDQVLPLGAACWVRLAQTYLSA, encoded by the coding sequence ATGACCAAAGCGCCTACGCTCACGCCCTTTCAACTGCTGCCGCATCTGCTGCCCCCCATCCATATCGACGCAGAAACCTTCGTCAACATCCGCCGCCAGATCCACGCCCAGCCCGAACTGGGTTTCGAGGTGGGCGGCACGAGCATGCTGGTGGCCGATCTGCTGAAAAGCTGGGGCTACGAGGTGCACACCGGCATCGGCAAAAGCGGCGTGGTGGGCCAGTTGAAGCTCGGTAATGGCACCCGCAAGCTCGGCATCCGTGCCGACATGGATGCACTGCCCATCATCGAAGCCACCGGCCTGCCCTATGCCAGCCGCAACCACGGCAAGATGCACGCCTGCGGCCATGACGGGCACACCGCCATCCTGCTGGCGGCAGCCAAGGCACTGGCCGACAGCCGCAACTTTGACGGCACGCTCAACCTGATCTTCCAGCCCGACGAAGAAAACCTGTGCGGCGCACGCGCCATGATTGAAGACGGGCTGTTCGAGCGTTTTCCGTGCGATGCGGTGTTCGCGCTGCACAACATGCCGGGCGTGGCGGCTGGCAGCTTCCGCGTCTTGCCGGGGCCGGTCAGTCTGTCTTCCGATGTGGCGGACGTCACCATCAAGGGCGTGGGCGGGCATGGCGCGATGCCGCATCGTGCGAGCGATCCGATCGTGGCATCTGCGGCCATCGTCACTGCGCTGCAGACCGTGGTGGCCCGCAATGTCGCGCCGGATGACACCGCCGTTGTCTCCGTTGGCTTCATCCGTGGCGGCATGACGCACAACGTGATCCCCGAATCGGTGACGATCGGCGTCAACGTGCGCGCGGCGCGGCCGGAAACGCGCGCCATGGTGGAGAAGCGCATCCGCGAGATCGTCAGCCTGACCGCACAGGCGCATGGCGTGGAAGCACAGATCGACTATCGCCAACTGACCCCGCCCATGGTCAATACCTTGGCCGAGACCCAGCTCGCGCAGCAGGTCTGCACCGAACTGGTTGGCGCAGACAACGTCGTCACGCAGGCGCCCAAAGGACTCAACGGCAGTGAAGACTTTGCCTGGATGCTCAATGAAGTGCCCGGCTGCTACCTGATTCTGGGCAATGGCGAAGGCGAATTTGGTGGCTGCATGGTCCACAATCCCGGCTACGACTTCAACGATCAGGTGCTGCCGCTGGGCGCAGCCTGCTGGGTGCGACTGGCGCAAACCTACCTGTCCGCCTAA
- a CDS encoding glutathione S-transferase family protein produces MSRTTTTLTISSRNYSSWSLRGWLLARLAGIEFETVVVPVDDAAARAELLLLSPSILVPCLHHEGIKVWDTLAIAEYLNEIRPQAHLLPADRAARAHCRAVCGEMHSGFSALRSALPMNLRAQFPNFRVWSRAQDDIERIVAIWRECLQRYGGPWLFGKAPGMADAMYAPVVTRFLTYDVKLDPDIAEYCATVLKHPFVREWMEAAQLETEDIDELDVEF; encoded by the coding sequence ATGAGCCGGACGACCACTACGCTGACCATCAGCAGCCGCAACTATTCGTCGTGGTCGTTGCGGGGCTGGCTGCTCGCCCGGCTGGCCGGCATCGAGTTTGAAACGGTGGTGGTGCCGGTCGACGATGCCGCCGCGCGTGCCGAGTTGCTGCTGCTGTCGCCGTCGATTCTCGTGCCGTGTCTCCACCACGAGGGCATCAAGGTGTGGGACACCCTTGCCATTGCCGAATACCTCAACGAGATCCGTCCGCAGGCGCATCTGCTGCCGGCCGACCGCGCGGCGCGCGCGCATTGCCGCGCCGTCTGTGGCGAGATGCATTCCGGCTTCAGCGCACTGCGCTCTGCATTGCCGATGAACTTGCGCGCACAGTTTCCAAACTTCCGGGTCTGGTCGCGTGCGCAGGACGATATCGAACGCATCGTCGCCATCTGGCGCGAATGCCTGCAGCGCTATGGCGGCCCGTGGTTGTTCGGCAAGGCGCCCGGCATGGCCGATGCGATGTACGCCCCGGTTGTGACGCGCTTTCTCACCTACGACGTCAAGCTCGACCCGGACATCGCCGAGTACTGCGCGACCGTGCTCAAACATCCGTTCGTGCGCGAGTGGATGGAAGCCGCACAGCTTGAGACCGAAGACATCGACGAGCTGGACGTGGAGTTCTGA
- a CDS encoding dihydrolipoamide acetyltransferase family protein yields the protein MIVFKLPDLGEGLQEAEIVEWHVKVGDAIQADQPLVSVETAKAIVEIPSPQSGRVAKLFGQPGDIVHLGAALVAFEGDGGGDADAGTVVGQMPAGQHVVHEAPAALGRGAAGAGAGGVKAMPAVRALARKLDVDLSMVTPSGPDGVITAADVERAAKTFADLGPPEVLRGVRRAMAQNMARAQNEVAAATVIDDADIHAWAPGTDVTIRLIRALVAGCRAVPGLNAWFDGNAGRRHVLEKIDVGIAVDLPDGLFVPVLRNVAHRDAADLRAGLDRMRADIKARKIPPEELRGNTITLSNFGMIAGKYAAPIVVPPTVAILGAGRIHEQVVAAGGAPAVHRVLPLSLTFDHRVVTGGEAARFLAAVIADLEAAA from the coding sequence ATGATCGTCTTCAAACTGCCGGACCTCGGTGAGGGGCTGCAAGAGGCGGAGATCGTGGAATGGCACGTCAAGGTGGGCGATGCCATCCAGGCCGATCAGCCACTGGTATCGGTGGAGACCGCCAAGGCGATCGTGGAGATTCCGTCGCCGCAATCGGGCCGCGTTGCCAAGCTGTTCGGTCAACCCGGCGACATCGTGCATCTTGGCGCGGCGCTGGTCGCTTTTGAGGGCGACGGTGGGGGCGATGCCGATGCCGGCACGGTGGTGGGCCAGATGCCGGCGGGGCAACACGTGGTGCACGAAGCGCCCGCCGCGCTGGGCCGAGGCGCAGCAGGCGCCGGCGCGGGTGGTGTCAAGGCGATGCCCGCTGTCCGGGCACTGGCGCGCAAGCTGGATGTGGACCTCTCGATGGTCACGCCGTCGGGGCCGGATGGCGTGATCACCGCCGCCGATGTCGAACGTGCCGCCAAGACGTTTGCCGATCTGGGCCCGCCCGAAGTGCTGCGCGGCGTGCGGCGTGCGATGGCCCAGAACATGGCCCGTGCGCAGAACGAGGTGGCTGCTGCCACCGTCATCGATGATGCCGACATTCACGCCTGGGCGCCGGGCACGGACGTGACGATCCGTCTGATCCGTGCGCTGGTGGCTGGCTGCCGCGCAGTGCCCGGCTTGAACGCCTGGTTTGACGGCAATGCCGGGCGGCGCCACGTGCTGGAAAAAATCGACGTGGGTATCGCTGTGGATCTGCCAGACGGGTTGTTTGTGCCCGTGCTGCGCAACGTCGCGCATCGAGATGCCGCCGACCTGCGTGCCGGGCTGGATCGCATGCGCGCCGACATCAAGGCGCGCAAGATTCCACCGGAAGAGCTGCGCGGCAACACGATCACGCTGTCGAACTTCGGCATGATCGCGGGCAAATATGCCGCACCGATCGTCGTGCCGCCCACGGTGGCAATTCTGGGCGCAGGGCGCATCCACGAGCAGGTGGTTGCGGCCGGCGGCGCGCCTGCCGTCCACCGTGTCTTGCCGCTGAGTCTGACGTTTGACCACCGCGTCGTAACCGGCGGTGAAGCGGCAAGATTCCTGGCGGCAGTGATTGCCGATCTGGAAGCCGCTGCGTAG
- the pdhA gene encoding pyruvate dehydrogenase (acetyl-transferring) E1 component subunit alpha has protein sequence MTTVGSFQIDYLQVLDREGKPVQPLPAFAQDVQTLLALYRAMVLTRAFDTKAVALQRTGKLGTFASSVGQEAIGVGVASVMHSDDVLFPSYRDHSAQLLRGVTMAESLLYWGGDERGSAFSKVPNDFPNCVPIGTQVCHAAGAAYAFQLRGEPRVAVAIIGDGGTSKGDFYEGMNFAGVWNAPLVIIINNNQWAISVPRSRQTIAQTLAQKAIAAGIAGLQVDGNDVIAVRQAAQEALDRARAGGGPTLIEAVTYRLGDHTTADDATRYRDSDIVKQAWEAEPILRLRKYLTSINAWDKAQEDQLGRACYAQVEEAVAEYMAVEHPGPDAMFDHLYATLPSALEWQRAMALAFASNGGAHG, from the coding sequence ATGACCACGGTCGGCAGCTTTCAGATCGACTATCTGCAGGTCCTGGACCGCGAGGGCAAGCCGGTCCAGCCACTCCCGGCGTTTGCGCAGGACGTGCAAACGCTCCTCGCGCTGTACCGCGCGATGGTGCTCACCCGTGCATTCGACACCAAGGCGGTTGCGCTGCAGCGCACCGGCAAGCTTGGCACGTTTGCGTCTTCTGTGGGGCAGGAGGCGATTGGTGTGGGCGTCGCCAGCGTCATGCATTCGGACGACGTGCTGTTCCCGTCCTATCGAGACCACAGCGCGCAATTGCTGCGCGGCGTCACGATGGCCGAGAGCCTGCTGTACTGGGGCGGCGACGAGCGCGGCAGCGCGTTCAGCAAGGTACCCAATGATTTTCCGAACTGCGTGCCGATCGGCACCCAGGTGTGCCACGCAGCGGGTGCGGCCTACGCGTTCCAGTTGCGCGGCGAGCCCCGCGTGGCGGTCGCGATCATCGGTGACGGTGGCACCTCCAAGGGCGATTTCTACGAAGGCATGAACTTCGCGGGCGTGTGGAACGCGCCGCTGGTAATCATCATCAACAACAACCAGTGGGCGATCTCGGTGCCGCGTAGCCGGCAGACCATTGCGCAGACGCTGGCGCAAAAAGCCATCGCCGCCGGGATTGCCGGCCTGCAGGTCGACGGCAACGATGTGATTGCGGTACGGCAAGCCGCGCAGGAAGCGTTGGATCGCGCCAGGGCGGGGGGCGGCCCCACGCTCATTGAAGCCGTGACGTACCGCCTAGGCGACCACACCACCGCCGACGACGCCACGCGCTACCGCGATTCCGACATCGTCAAGCAAGCCTGGGAAGCCGAGCCCATCCTGCGACTGCGCAAGTACCTGACCAGCATTAACGCGTGGGACAAGGCGCAGGAAGACCAACTCGGCCGCGCCTGCTATGCGCAGGTAGAAGAGGCGGTTGCCGAATACATGGCTGTCGAACATCCGGGGCCGGATGCGATGTTCGACCACTTGTACGCGACCTTGCCCAGCGCACTCGAATGGCAGCGTGCCATGGCGCTGGCATTCGCCTCCAACGGGGGTGCACATGGCTGA
- a CDS encoding alpha-ketoacid dehydrogenase subunit beta, with translation MADVNLVEAVNLALAHALEHDPSVVLLGEDIGVNGGVFRATVGLQARFGPQRVLDSPLAETALAGTAIGMAAVGLKPVVEIQFSGFIYPAIDNVLNHAARLRNRTRGRLSCPMVIRAPSGGGIHAPEHHSESPEALFTHMPGLRVVVPSSPARAYGLLLAAIRDPDPVIFFEPTRLYRVFKQPVEDDGQALPLDTCFVLRDGTDVTLVSWGGALQETLAAADQLAEEGIAAEVIDVATLKPLDMDSILASVAKTGRCVIVHEAARTSGVGAEIAANIAEHGLYSLLAPVQRVTGYDVVMPLPRLEHHYLPSVERILAAVRKTLEGT, from the coding sequence ATGGCTGACGTCAACCTCGTCGAGGCCGTCAACCTGGCGCTGGCGCATGCGCTGGAGCACGACCCGTCCGTTGTGCTGCTGGGCGAAGACATTGGCGTCAATGGCGGTGTGTTCCGTGCCACGGTGGGGTTGCAGGCACGCTTCGGGCCGCAGCGTGTGCTCGACAGCCCGCTGGCGGAAACCGCGCTGGCCGGCACGGCCATCGGCATGGCGGCGGTGGGCCTCAAGCCGGTGGTGGAGATCCAGTTCAGCGGTTTCATCTATCCGGCCATCGACAACGTGCTCAACCACGCCGCGCGGTTGCGCAACCGCACACGCGGGCGGCTGTCGTGCCCGATGGTGATTCGCGCGCCCAGCGGCGGTGGCATCCACGCACCTGAGCACCACTCGGAAAGCCCGGAGGCGCTGTTCACGCATATGCCGGGGTTGCGCGTGGTGGTGCCGTCGTCTCCGGCGCGGGCGTATGGGCTGCTGCTGGCAGCCATTCGTGATCCGGACCCGGTGATCTTTTTCGAGCCGACGCGGTTGTATCGCGTGTTCAAGCAACCGGTGGAAGACGACGGTCAAGCCCTGCCACTGGATACCTGCTTTGTGCTGCGCGACGGCACCGACGTCACGCTGGTGAGCTGGGGCGGTGCCTTGCAGGAAACGCTGGCCGCTGCCGACCAGCTTGCCGAAGAGGGCATCGCCGCCGAGGTGATCGACGTGGCCACGCTTAAGCCGTTGGATATGGATTCGATCCTGGCATCGGTGGCCAAGACCGGCCGGTGCGTGATCGTGCACGAGGCCGCACGCACGTCAGGGGTAGGCGCGGAGATTGCCGCCAACATTGCTGAACACGGCTTGTATTCACTGCTGGCACCCGTGCAGCGCGTGACGGGCTACGACGTGGTCATGCCGCTGCCCCGGCTTGAGCACCACTACCTGCCGAGCGTGGAGCGCATTCTCGCGGCGGTCAGGAAAACGCTGGAGGGCACCTGA
- a CDS encoding MFS transporter, which translates to MNDATLQPALPASAIATPKPTSQARLIAACSIGNALEMYDFTVYSFFALMIGKLFFPSDSAYGSLLLAVATFGIGFVMRPLGGFVIGNYADRHGRKAAMTLTIGLMVIGTLCLAVAPTYATAGLFGPLVILAGRLLQGFSLGGEIGASTAMLMESGGIKGRGFRVSWQLGSQGIAALCGALTAAILYGSLSPEALQSWGWRVPFFLGLLIAPVGLYIRSHLDETHTAETHAPSPLGMLFREHGGLVVKGVLTIIGGTVGTYLVIYFMPTYMIRELHLPASLSLLAGCVTGLTSFGASLLSGWLADRLPRRKPLVVGATLVTVVLLYPAFWLMTHYPSVPLVLALSALLTGTLYLGTTPMLLMMMELLPIKVRASGLSVIYAIGVTVFGGSCQFVVTWLLARTGNPLSPAFYMMACSAITLLTVLSLREARESH; encoded by the coding sequence ATGAACGACGCCACCCTGCAGCCGGCCCTGCCCGCCTCGGCCATCGCTACACCCAAGCCCACCAGCCAGGCGCGGTTGATTGCGGCATGCTCGATCGGCAATGCGCTGGAGATGTACGACTTCACGGTCTACAGCTTCTTTGCGCTGATGATCGGCAAGCTGTTCTTCCCGTCGGATAGCGCCTATGGCTCGCTGCTGCTGGCGGTGGCGACGTTTGGTATCGGCTTTGTGATGCGGCCGCTGGGTGGCTTCGTGATCGGCAACTATGCCGACCGCCACGGACGCAAGGCCGCCATGACACTGACGATCGGCCTGATGGTCATCGGCACGCTGTGCCTGGCCGTCGCGCCGACGTACGCCACCGCAGGCCTGTTTGGCCCGCTGGTGATTCTGGCGGGGCGTCTGCTGCAGGGCTTTTCGCTGGGCGGTGAGATTGGTGCATCGACCGCCATGCTGATGGAGTCCGGCGGCATCAAAGGGCGTGGCTTTCGCGTGAGCTGGCAGTTGGGTAGCCAGGGCATCGCCGCGCTGTGTGGCGCGCTCACTGCCGCCATTCTGTACGGCAGCCTATCGCCGGAAGCGCTGCAGAGCTGGGGCTGGCGTGTGCCGTTTTTCCTGGGCCTGCTGATTGCGCCCGTCGGTCTCTACATCCGATCGCACCTGGACGAAACCCATACGGCCGAAACGCACGCACCCAGCCCGCTCGGCATGCTGTTCCGCGAGCACGGCGGGCTGGTGGTCAAGGGCGTTCTCACCATCATCGGTGGGACGGTAGGCACGTATCTGGTGATCTATTTCATGCCGACCTACATGATCCGCGAGCTGCATCTGCCGGCGTCGCTGTCGTTGCTCGCGGGTTGCGTGACGGGCCTGACCAGCTTTGGCGCTTCGCTGCTTTCCGGTTGGCTGGCCGATCGTCTGCCGCGCCGCAAGCCGCTGGTGGTGGGCGCAACGCTGGTGACCGTGGTGCTGCTCTATCCCGCCTTCTGGCTGATGACGCATTACCCGAGCGTGCCGCTGGTGCTGGCGCTGTCGGCGCTGCTGACCGGCACCCTGTACCTCGGCACCACGCCCATGCTGCTCATGATGATGGAGTTGCTGCCCATCAAGGTGCGCGCCAGCGGCCTGTCGGTGATCTACGCGATTGGCGTGACGGTGTTTGGCGGCTCGTGCCAGTTTGTCGTGACGTGGCTGCTGGCCCGCACCGGCAATCCGCTCTCCCCTGCCTTCTACATGATGGCGTGCAGCGCCATCACGCTGTTGACCGTGCTGAGCCTGCGCGAAGCGCGCGAGTCTCACTAA